A genomic segment from Pseudomonas mendocina encodes:
- a CDS encoding NAD(P)(+) transhydrogenase (Re/Si-specific) subunit beta gives MSMNLITVLYLVASVCFIQALKGLSHPTTSRRGNLFGMVGMALAVATTVGLIYKLGAELAVQGIGFVIVGLLVGGTAGSIMAKRVEMTKMPELVAFMHSMIGLAAVFIAIAAVVEPQSLGIVAALGDPIPAGNRLELFLGAAIGAITFSGSVIAFGKLSGKYKFRLFQGAPVVFKGQHMVNLVVGLAIVALGLYFTFTGDIHAFAIVVALAFIIGVLIIIPIGGADMPVVVSMLNSYSGWAAAGIGFSLNNSMLIVAGSLVGSSGAILSYIMCKAMNRSFFNVILGGFGADADAGGPGGAQQERNVKSGSSDDAAFLLTNADTVVIVPGYGLAVARAQHALMELAEKLTHRGVTVKYAIHPVAGRMPGHMNVLLAEAEVPYEQVFEMEDINSEFGQTDVVLVLGANDVVNPAAKNDPKSPIAGMPILEAYKAKTVIVNKRSMASGYAGLDNELFYMDKTMMVFGDAKKVIEDMVKAVE, from the coding sequence ATGAGCATGAACCTGATCACTGTTCTCTACCTCGTCGCCTCGGTGTGCTTCATCCAGGCGCTCAAGGGCCTGTCGCACCCGACCACGTCACGGCGCGGCAACCTGTTCGGCATGGTCGGCATGGCACTGGCAGTGGCCACCACCGTCGGCCTGATCTACAAGCTCGGCGCCGAACTGGCCGTGCAGGGCATTGGCTTCGTCATCGTCGGCCTGCTGGTCGGCGGCACTGCCGGCTCGATCATGGCCAAACGCGTGGAAATGACCAAGATGCCGGAACTGGTCGCCTTCATGCACAGCATGATCGGCCTGGCTGCCGTGTTCATCGCCATTGCCGCCGTCGTCGAACCGCAATCGCTGGGCATCGTCGCCGCGCTGGGTGATCCCATTCCGGCCGGCAACCGCCTGGAACTGTTCCTCGGTGCCGCCATCGGCGCCATCACCTTCTCCGGCTCGGTCATCGCCTTCGGCAAGCTGTCCGGCAAGTACAAGTTCCGCCTGTTCCAGGGCGCACCGGTGGTGTTCAAGGGCCAGCACATGGTCAACCTGGTGGTCGGTCTGGCGATTGTGGCCCTGGGCCTGTACTTCACCTTCACCGGTGACATCCATGCCTTCGCCATCGTGGTCGCACTGGCCTTCATCATCGGCGTGCTGATCATCATCCCCATCGGCGGTGCCGACATGCCGGTGGTAGTGTCGATGCTCAACTCCTACTCGGGCTGGGCGGCGGCCGGTATCGGCTTCTCGCTGAACAACTCGATGCTGATCGTCGCCGGTTCGCTGGTCGGCTCTTCGGGCGCCATCCTCTCGTACATCATGTGCAAGGCGATGAACCGTTCGTTCTTCAACGTCATCCTCGGCGGCTTCGGCGCCGATGCAGACGCTGGCGGCCCGGGGGGCGCGCAGCAAGAGCGCAACGTCAAGTCGGGCTCTTCCGATGACGCCGCCTTCCTGCTGACCAACGCCGACACCGTGGTCATCGTCCCCGGCTACGGTCTGGCGGTAGCGCGCGCTCAGCACGCATTGATGGAACTGGCCGAGAAACTGACCCACCGTGGCGTGACCGTGAAGTACGCGATCCACCCGGTCGCCGGCCGTATGCCGGGCCACATGAACGTGCTGCTGGCCGAAGCCGAGGTGCCGTACGAACAGGTGTTCGAGATGGAAGACATCAACTCCGAGTTCGGCCAGACCGACGTGGTGCTGGTGCTCGGCGCCAACGACGTGGTCAACCCGGCAGCGAAGAACGATCCGAAGTCGCCGATCGCCGGCATGCCGATCCTCGAGGCGTACAAAGCCAAGACCGTGATCGTCAACAAGCGTTCGATGGCCAGCGGCTACGCCGGCCTGGACAACGAACTGTTCTACATGGACAAGACCATGATGGTCTTCGGCGATGCCAAGAAGGTCATCGAGGACATGGTCAAGGCTGTGGAATAA